A stretch of DNA from Uranotaenia lowii strain MFRU-FL unplaced genomic scaffold, ASM2978415v1 HiC_scaffold_130, whole genome shotgun sequence:
GGAGCCTTCACGCCTTCAGGAACTTCCATGTAGATGCCTTCCTCTAGCTCTCCGTGCAGAAAAGCTGTTTTTACATTCATATGATGGAAGAAAAAACCTTGATGAACACCGGCTGCTAAAACGGTGCGGATCGTAGACAACTTGGCCACCGGAGCAAAGGTGTCGTCGTAGTCGATGCCCGGTTTTTGCAGGAACCCTTTGGCCACAAGCCTAGCTTTGAACCGAACGCCGTTTCCGTTTCCATCATCTTTTGCACGGAGCGTCCACCTACATTTCAGAGGTTTCACCCCAGCTGGGCACATCACGAGCCACCAAACGTGATTTTGCTTCATGGATTGAAGTTCGTCGTCTACGGCTGCCATCCATTGTTGCTTGTCTGTTCGCCCGTCGATGTCGGAGTACTTCGTTGGTATTTCTGTAATAAATGAATTACCAGCAGTTGCACTGAATCCCATAAAGTAATCTTTGAACTTACCGGGGAGCCTGCGCTCCCGTTCGCTGGACCTTGACGTCGAACCTCCGGGAATGTCGCGTCGTTCTGAGTGCGAAGGGAGCGCGACCGGTGTGGGTGGTTCATAGTCTGCGTCATTGTCAGCGTCGTCGTCTGAATCGTCAGACATGTATTCGTCGGATTCAGTTCCTGGAGCAAGTTGAGAACTGTTTGAAGGCTCTGCTACAGTATCGGGTTCCCCCTCTTGCTCGCATGGGATATTTGGACGAACAACGTATTCAACATTTCCTTGTTCGCTGACTACGGAAGCAGCGATGTACGGGAAGCAAAACTCGACGAAGATCACATCGCGAGCAATCACCAGATTCTTAGACTTGGAGCTCCACAGCCGCATACCCGACAGGTGCATACCCGACCATCACTAGGAGCTGCCTTTGGGGTAGAGTTTCTTTCTGAGGTGACTTGGTATCCAGCTAGAACATTTGCATCCGAACACCCGTAGTTTTGATAGATCTGGCCTGATCCCGAACCATTTTTATGCTGGCGTACATCCATCGGTCAGAGCGGCCGTAGGGCTACGGTTAAGTATGTACGTGCATGCTCGTGCTGCTTCTGGCCATAGAATTTTTGGAACATTAGATTCAATGAGCACTGTACGTACCTTTTCCATCAGCGACCTGTTGAACCTCTCCGCAACTCCGTTTTTGCGGTGTATATGCCACGGTGGTTTCAATTTGGATGCCTTTTTCTGCGTAGTACTTCTTTTGCAACGATGGACAATACTCACGCCCTTGTTCCACTGTTAATTTTGCGATTTTGGTTCCATGCAAAGCAGTGGCTGTCGCTTCGTagttttgaaaacattcaaacaCATCTGACTTGGTTTTGATAACGTAGATGGTGCTGAAATGCGTAAAATCGTCGATGAAAGAAACTATATATTTCGAATCGTCGTACGCCAGTGGGTCGATGGGACCACACACGTCGGAGTGGATCCTTTCGAGGGGTCGGCTTGTGCGTGGTCTTGCTCCCTTAAACGGTTTCCGGCTCTGCTTTCCCTGAACACAAGCGTCGCATGAATCAAGCTCCTTCAATTTTGTTACACCTTTCAGCATATTGTTCCGGACCAACGACTTCATACCAGTTTGGCCGATGTGGCCCAATCGACGGTGCCACAATTTGGACGAATCCGCGCTGCACAAGTTCGCGAGCCTTTGCTCGACAAATAACTTCAGCACACAGATTCCCGCCATGGCCAATTTCTTTACTGACATCAAATTTGAACGAAGCTCGGGGACCACTAGCACATCTTTTATCTGAAAGGTGACGTTTTTGTTGCTCTTACCGGTCATTTCGCCTACGTTGTTAGCTATCATCATCTGTCCTTCCTTCGCCACATTGATTTTAACAGGAACTTTCAACTTGCGGCTTGAGGACAGTAAAGATTGCTTGCGGGTTATGGTCCGATCAGCAACACACTTTTTGGCGAAAGTAGTCTCAAGACTTTCCCACATTTGCTTGGTGGTAGTCTTTTCTCGCACAACCTCGAGGCATTCATCCGCCAGGCAGCTCACTAATAATGACTGCCTCCTTGCATCCAATGCTTCAAACGCGGCCCTTTCAGCACCTCCTGCCGGAGCTTCTCCGGTCAGCACTGCGGAAACACCTGCTGCCTTCAAGTATAATTTCACTCGGTAACTCCAATTCGCAAATTCCGACGCGGTTCCCCGGAACTGGGGGATTCCGTGCGCGAGTTCCTTCACGGTGGTGCCCATAATTTATTGGGACTAACACGATCGGACcgaattaaaaagaataaacGTGGTTAAACTTGAAGAGCGAGAATTGTATTTCACGTGTAGACTGAATGACGTTTTGGATATGATAGcagtaaaaagaaaaacacgGCGTAGTACCAACCAACAGTTAACTGGTTGTCACCTGCAACGGCTTGGGTAGAGATGGGCGATCGTTGCGTCATTACGAAATCGTATTCATAAATTCACAAAAGTCCCCTGTGCAGCTTCGCTTTGTGTTCCACAGACTGAACGAGAGACATGCGTCCTATTTCACTGGAAGCCGTTTGCTAACTGACGACTGCACGACACGACAGGTCAGCCAACGTGTGTGCGTGTAGTGTAATATGGATGATGGTGGGAGATTATCGACTCGGCAAAGCCTATCGACCGAGAGAGTGCGGCGCTCACAattatcggctacacatctcccctctACTTCTACACCAAACAAACAAGAGAAAACAGAAGCATATTTTCGGTTCATGTTCGAGCTTCTTGCCACTCTCCTCACTTTTAAATCATTCTGCCTAGaagtaatggaaaaaattaatctCGGGCCAACTTTTTATTTAGAATTATAAGTGACGAAAACTTCTTCCCTTATATCCAATCAATTTGGCAACGAGGTCTGTCCTCTGAATCATTGTGTACCTTTGACAAAGGGTATTTGCTGAACCAAATTTATTGTCTCGTATAATCACTTCCGCCAAATACACAGAACACTGTTATCTCCACTCAGTGGATTCCTAAAGTAAACGCTTCGGAACAATATTCAAGTTAGTCATTTCCATCAATCAGTATAGAAACTTCAAGCATAACTTTTTGTCCTACTAATGTCAGAGAGTCTTTAAAAACCAAATGACAAGAAAGGTTACTAAAACTGACTTTCATGTACTTAACTTAATACAGgctaaatacgagatatctcgttttttcgctcgcCGCTGGTGTGCTGTAttaagaagcataactcaattATTATAAATACaataagtaaaataaaactGTTTATAAGAATtaaacacaaaactttcggtaaCTCAAAGGTACTAATTTCGTTAAGTTTGTTCCAGTGGTTTCTTTGATAAAGAATGCCGAGTTTCGGTGTTTCCcggcttagatttcttcgctGTCTTGAATGAGTTAACATGCagctacatacatacatattttcatttAATACCAATCCAAttcgctgattttttttctctctcaaaCCAACCTCTTGTACTAGACTTatcaaacataaaataaattatcaaacattaaataacatttttttaaggacATCTTGCTTCAAACAAATTGGATTGATTATCAGGAAACGATATAAAGTTCATCATCAGTAACTTTTCTATGCTCGCTACGTTGAGCCATATTACACTTCTCATATAGCTCCTCCAGAGTCAGTATACTTCCATAACACCCTTTATGTtcgtcctcccgatccaacgtaaattcataaaGTAAACCTTAGAACACTCtgcatgttggtcctcccaatccaacgtaagttcataaagtgaaccttcagaacactcttcatgctggtcctctcgatccaacgaaaattcaataaaagaaccttcagaacactattcatgttggtcctcccaatccaacgaaaattcataaagtgaaccttcagaacactctacatgctggtcctcccgatccaacgaaaaattttgaagtgAACCTTGAGAACACTCTTTatattggtcctcccgatccaacgaaaatttataaagtgaaccttgAGAACACTTTTCATGATGGTCCTCTTGATCCAACGAAAatccataaagtgaaccttcagaacactcttcatgttggtcctcccgatctaacgaaaattcataaagtgaacctttagaacactcttcatgttagtcctcccaatccaacgaaaattcataaagtgaacctttagaacactcttcatgttggtcctcccgatccaacgaaaattcataaagtgaatttttagaacactcttcttgttgttcctctcgatccaacgtaaattcataaagtgaacatTCATAACActcttcttgttggtcctcttgatccaacgtaaattcataaattgaaccttcagaacactcttcatgttggtccacccgatccaacgaaaattcataaagtgaaccttcagaacactcttcatgctggtcctctcgatccaacgaaaattcataaaaagaaccttcagaacactattcatgttggtcttcccaatccaacgaaa
This window harbors:
- the LOC129759252 gene encoding uncharacterized protein LOC129759252 isoform X2, encoding MGTTVKELAHGIPQFRGTASEFANWSYRVKLYLKAAGVSAVLTGEAPAGGAERAAFEALDARRQSLLVSCLADECLEVVREKTTTKQMWESLETTFAKKCVADRTITRKQSLLSSSRKLKVPVKINVAKEGQMMIANNVGEMTVSLTP